From the Solanum pennellii chromosome 4, SPENNV200 genome, one window contains:
- the LOC107018128 gene encoding transmembrane emp24 domain-containing protein p24delta9 translates to MKILITSKSLFVFVILMFISMKIHSLQFEVLSGRTKCIAEDIKSHSMTVGKYHIVNPNEPHPLPDTHKVTLRVTSTHGNTFHYADNVHEGHFAFETTEAGDYMACFYAADHKPPVTMTINFDWKSGVAAKDWTNVAKKGSVDLMELELKKMYEHVQSIHDEMFYLREREEEMQELNRSTNSKMAWMTGLSICVCLSVAGLQLWHLKTFFEKKKLI, encoded by the exons atgaagatccTCATCACAAGTAAATCACTGTTTGTGTTTGTAATCTTGATGTTTATTTCAATGAAAATACATTCACTGCAATTTGAAGTTTTATCTGGTCGTACAAAATGCATAGCTGAAGATATCAAGAGTCATTCCATGACTGTTGGAAAATATCATATTGTCAATCCCAATGAACCACATCCTTTGCCAGATACTCACAAAGTCACTCTCAGG GTGACATCTACACATGGGAATACTTTTCACTATGCTGATAATGTTCATGAGGGGCATTTTGCTTTTGAGACAACAGAAGCTGGGGATTATATGGCTTGCTTCTATGCTGCTGATCACAAGCCCCCCGTTACTATGACTATTAATTTCGACTGGAAGAGTGGTGTAGCTGCTAAGGACTGGACTAATGTTGCCAAGAAAGGCTCTGTTGAT CTTATGGAACTTGAACTGAAGAAGATGTATGAACATGTTCAAAGCATCCACGACGAGATGTTTTATCTACGTGAAAG GGAGGAAGAAATGCAAGAACTTAACAGATCAACCAACTCCAAAATGGCCTGGATGACTGGACTGTCAATCTGTGTATGCTTATCTGTAGCAGGATTGCAATTGTGGcatttgaaaacctttttcGAAAAGAAGAAGCTAATCTAA